A genomic segment from Stappia indica encodes:
- a CDS encoding thymidine kinase, with protein MAKLYFSYSSMNAGKSTILLQAAYNYRERGMATLLLTAAIDDRAGRGRIASRIGLAAEADLFEASTDLAAHIADRRATAPVDCVFVDEAQFLTEEQVWQLARVADDMGIPVMCYGLRTDFQGRLFPGSAALLALADTLREVKTICWCGRKATMVARLDGSGRIVEQGEQVVIGGEDRYVSLCRRHWSRRQLSHDGRREAEADGGAADA; from the coding sequence ATGGCGAAGCTCTATTTCAGCTATTCCTCGATGAATGCCGGCAAGTCGACCATCCTGTTGCAGGCGGCCTACAACTACCGCGAACGCGGCATGGCGACCTTGCTGCTGACGGCGGCGATCGACGACCGCGCCGGACGCGGGCGCATCGCCTCGCGCATCGGTCTTGCGGCGGAAGCGGACCTTTTCGAGGCCTCGACGGATCTTGCCGCCCATATCGCGGACCGCCGCGCGACGGCCCCTGTCGACTGCGTCTTCGTCGACGAGGCCCAGTTCCTCACCGAAGAACAGGTCTGGCAGCTTGCCCGCGTTGCCGACGACATGGGCATCCCGGTGATGTGCTACGGGTTGCGCACCGACTTCCAGGGACGCCTGTTCCCCGGCAGCGCGGCCCTGCTGGCGCTTGCCGACACCTTGCGCGAGGTCAAGACGATCTGCTGGTGCGGGCGCAAGGCAACCATGGTCGCCCGGCTCGACGGCTCCGGACGGATCGTCGAACAGGGCGAGCAGGTGGTCATCGGCGGCGAGGACCGCTATGTCTCCCTGTGCCGGCGCCACTGGTCGCGCCGGCAGCTGTCGCATGACGGCAGACGCGAGGCTGAAGCGGATGGAGGCGCAGCCGACGCTTGA
- a CDS encoding HlyU family transcriptional regulator — MVFGKIFGGLFGGGGDKAPAASRHQTQEYKGYLITPAPTARDGQWQVAGSISRTFDDGTTRTHDFIRADLMPSEEQAAEFAARKARQIIEEQGDRVFD, encoded by the coding sequence ATGGTTTTCGGCAAGATCTTCGGCGGGTTGTTCGGCGGCGGCGGCGACAAGGCCCCGGCGGCCTCGCGCCACCAGACGCAGGAATACAAGGGCTACCTCATCACCCCGGCGCCGACCGCGCGCGACGGCCAGTGGCAGGTGGCCGGCTCCATTTCCCGCACCTTCGACGACGGCACCACCCGCACCCACGACTTCATCCGCGCCGACCTGATGCCGAGCGAGGAACAGGCCGCGGAGTTCGCCGCGCGCAAGGCCCGCCAGATCATCGAAGAACAGGGCGACCGGGTCTTCGACTGA
- a CDS encoding GNAT family protein, giving the protein MQGRTCRLEPYEPRHAAGLFAAYREDREGRNWTYLGYGPVETEAEFLNFAEATYRGEDPLFHVVVDAASGRELGIASYLRIDPGNGVIEVGHINFSPLMQGSVQSTEAMYLMMRRVFDELGYRRYEWKCDALNGPSRRAAGRLGFSYEGTFRQAMVYKGRNRDTAWFSILDSEWPHLRAAFEAWLSPENFDLQGRQIQRLEDIRSQAR; this is encoded by the coding sequence ATGCAGGGCAGGACCTGCCGCCTCGAGCCGTACGAGCCGCGCCATGCCGCCGGGCTTTTCGCCGCCTATCGGGAAGACCGGGAAGGCCGCAACTGGACCTATCTCGGCTACGGCCCTGTCGAGACCGAGGCCGAGTTCCTGAACTTCGCGGAGGCGACCTATCGGGGCGAGGATCCGCTGTTCCATGTGGTGGTGGACGCGGCGAGCGGGCGCGAACTTGGCATTGCCAGCTACCTGCGGATCGATCCGGGCAACGGCGTGATTGAGGTCGGGCACATCAACTTCTCGCCGCTGATGCAGGGCAGCGTGCAGTCCACCGAGGCGATGTATCTGATGATGCGGCGGGTGTTCGACGAGCTCGGCTATCGCCGCTACGAGTGGAAATGCGATGCGTTGAACGGCCCCTCGCGGCGGGCCGCCGGACGGCTCGGCTTTTCCTACGAGGGCACGTTCCGCCAGGCGATGGTCTACAAGGGGCGCAACCGCGACACGGCGTGGTTCTCGATCCTCGACAGCGAGTGGCCGCACTTGCGCGCGGCGTTCGAGGCCTGGCTGTCGCCGGAGAATTTCGACCTGCAAGGCCGGCAGATCCAGCGGCTGGAGGATATCCGCTCGCAGGCGCGGTGA
- the pgsA gene encoding CDP-diacylglycerol--glycerol-3-phosphate 3-phosphatidyltransferase, giving the protein MSQSHVWSLPNILTYGRILAVPAVMICFYFPGHGPRWVALGIFIVAAITDFFDGYLARAWQQQSRLGQMLDPIADKLLVAVCLLLLAGRGDIGGWSMIAAAIILCREILVSGLREFLADLRVSVPVTKLAKWKTTVQLVAMAFLLAGPAGETVLPGTQILGLISLWIAALLTLYTGYDYFRAGIGHLVRD; this is encoded by the coding sequence ATGTCTCAATCCCATGTCTGGAGCCTTCCCAACATCCTGACCTACGGGCGCATCCTTGCGGTTCCCGCGGTCATGATCTGCTTCTATTTCCCCGGCCACGGCCCGCGCTGGGTCGCACTCGGCATCTTCATCGTCGCCGCCATCACCGACTTCTTCGACGGCTATCTTGCCCGCGCCTGGCAGCAGCAGTCGCGTCTCGGCCAGATGCTCGACCCCATCGCCGACAAGCTGCTGGTGGCCGTCTGCCTGTTGCTGCTGGCCGGACGGGGCGATATCGGCGGCTGGTCGATGATTGCCGCGGCGATCATCCTGTGCCGCGAGATCCTGGTCTCGGGCCTGCGCGAGTTCCTTGCCGACCTTCGCGTCAGCGTGCCGGTAACCAAGCTCGCCAAGTGGAAGACCACCGTGCAGCTCGTTGCCATGGCCTTCCTGCTGGCCGGACCGGCCGGCGAGACCGTGCTTCCCGGCACGCAGATCCTCGGGCTGATCTCCCTTTGGATCGCGGCCCTGCTGACGCTATATACCGGCTACGACTATTTCCGGGCCGGCATCGGCCACCTGGTGCGGGACTGA
- the moaD gene encoding molybdopterin converting factor subunit 1: MQLRYFAWVRERIGQDAETVDLPGSITTVADLLDWLASRDEGYASAFADREIIRVALDQEHAEHDAPLAGVREAAFFPPMTGG, encoded by the coding sequence ATGCAGCTGCGCTATTTCGCCTGGGTCCGCGAGCGGATCGGCCAGGACGCCGAGACCGTGGATCTGCCGGGCAGCATCACCACGGTCGCCGACCTGCTCGACTGGCTGGCCTCCCGCGACGAGGGCTATGCCAGCGCCTTCGCCGACCGCGAGATCATCCGCGTTGCCCTCGACCAGGAGCATGCCGAGCATGACGCGCCGCTGGCCGGCGTGCGCGAGGCGGCCTTCTTCCCGCCGATGACCGGCGGCTGA
- a CDS encoding molybdenum cofactor biosynthesis protein MoaE, giving the protein MPKPAPASLPPVEVRIQSGDFDVAAEIEQLRRANPNIGAVVTFTGLCRDEGGRLVALELEHYPGMAEAEITRIARQACERWPLDGLTAIHRHGRIAPGGNIVLVVAASRHRRAAFEAAEFLMDYLKTRAPFWKKEHLKDGSSGNWVDARDSDTRDADRWKA; this is encoded by the coding sequence ATGCCGAAACCCGCCCCAGCCAGCCTGCCGCCGGTCGAGGTCCGCATCCAGAGCGGCGATTTCGACGTCGCGGCCGAGATCGAGCAGCTTCGGCGGGCCAACCCGAACATCGGCGCCGTCGTCACCTTCACGGGCCTGTGCCGCGACGAGGGCGGCCGCCTTGTCGCGCTCGAACTGGAGCACTATCCCGGCATGGCCGAGGCGGAGATCACCCGCATCGCCCGCCAGGCCTGCGAGCGCTGGCCGCTCGACGGGCTGACCGCAATCCACCGGCATGGCCGGATCGCGCCGGGCGGCAATATCGTGCTGGTGGTCGCCGCATCGCGCCACCGCCGCGCGGCCTTCGAGGCGGCCGAGTTCCTGATGGACTATCTCAAGACCCGTGCGCCCTTCTGGAAGAAGGAGCACCTCAAGGACGGCAGCAGCGGCAACTGGGTGGACGCCCGCGACAGCGACACGCGCGACGCAGACCGCTGGAAGGCTTGA
- a CDS encoding multidrug effflux MFS transporter, with protein sequence MNTTATPVEVIDGPRHGLGFTEFVAIVAALMALNALAIDVMLPALGDIGRAFAISDPNERQKIVIVYLIGFGSAQLVCGPLSDRFGRRPVLLGGLTLYALAGLLSVFAPTMEQMLLARLLQGIGCAAPRVVALSAVRDCYSGARMGKVMSLVMMVFMTVPVIAPSIGQLILFVAPWRAIFLMLTFGGFAMLGWCLLRLRETLPVEERRSLSVSTVLGAYRTTLATRTTFGYMLATTLIFGALFSFIASAQQIYVDLFGLGAAFPLVFAVMGLALAASSFLSASLVERIGLRPLSHWALVAYALLNIVQVIAALTFGSNLFVFTGLLVLGVFSFGLIGPSFNAIAMEPLGHIAGAASAMLGFVTTSGGAALGFLVSSRFDGSVLPLTVGFACFALSGLAVVAWTERGRMFTV encoded by the coding sequence ATGAACACCACAGCTACGCCCGTCGAGGTGATCGACGGCCCGCGCCATGGCCTCGGCTTCACGGAATTCGTTGCGATCGTTGCCGCGCTGATGGCGCTGAATGCCCTCGCCATCGACGTGATGCTGCCCGCGCTCGGCGATATCGGCCGGGCCTTCGCCATCTCCGATCCCAACGAACGCCAGAAGATCGTCATCGTCTACCTGATCGGCTTCGGCTCGGCGCAGCTCGTCTGCGGCCCCCTGTCGGACCGCTTCGGCCGGCGCCCCGTCCTGCTCGGCGGACTGACCCTTTATGCCCTTGCCGGGCTTCTCAGCGTCTTCGCCCCGACCATGGAGCAGATGCTGCTTGCCCGCCTGCTGCAGGGCATCGGCTGCGCCGCCCCGCGCGTGGTGGCGCTGTCGGCCGTGCGCGACTGCTATTCCGGTGCCCGCATGGGCAAGGTGATGTCGCTCGTCATGATGGTCTTCATGACCGTGCCGGTCATCGCACCGTCCATCGGCCAGCTGATCCTCTTCGTCGCGCCCTGGCGCGCCATCTTCCTGATGCTCACCTTCGGCGGCTTCGCCATGCTCGGCTGGTGCCTGCTGCGCCTGCGCGAGACGCTTCCCGTGGAGGAACGCCGGTCGCTGTCCGTCAGCACCGTGCTCGGCGCCTACCGCACCACGCTCGCCACCCGCACCACCTTCGGCTACATGCTGGCAACGACGCTGATCTTCGGCGCGCTGTTCTCCTTCATCGCCTCGGCGCAGCAGATCTATGTGGACCTGTTCGGCCTCGGCGCGGCCTTCCCGCTGGTCTTTGCCGTAATGGGCCTGGCGCTCGCCGCCTCGTCCTTCCTCAGCGCCTCGCTGGTCGAGCGCATCGGCCTGCGCCCGCTCTCGCACTGGGCGCTGGTCGCCTACGCGCTGCTCAACATCGTCCAGGTGATCGCCGCGCTGACCTTCGGCTCGAACCTTTTCGTCTTCACCGGGCTGCTGGTGCTCGGCGTCTTCTCCTTCGGGCTGATCGGCCCGAGTTTCAACGCCATCGCCATGGAGCCGCTCGGCCACATCGCCGGCGCGGCCTCCGCCATGCTCGGCTTCGTCACCACCAGCGGCGGCGCAGCGCTCGGCTTCCTCGTCTCCAGCCGCTTCGACGGATCGGTGCTGCCGCTGACTGTCGGCTTCGCCTGCTTCGCCCTGTCCGGCCTTGCCGTCGTCGCCTGGACCGAGCGCGGACGGATGTTCACCGTCTAG
- a CDS encoding branched-chain amino acid aminotransferase: protein MAQLPFDQREGHIWYDGAFVPWADAKLHVLSHGLHYASSVFEGERAYGGEVFKLDEHTERLHESARILGFEIPYSAETINQATRELLAKGNLVDAYVRPVAWRGSEMMGVSAQSNTIHLAIAAWEWPSYFKPEERLKGIRLDMAAYRRPDPMTAPSRSKAAGLYMICTISKHDAERKGYADALMLDWRGQIAEATGANVFFVKDGKIHTPTPDCFLDGITRRTVIDLAKRRGFEVIERAILPDEMEGFEACFLTGTAAEVTPVSEVGPYTFTVDAITKTLMEDYHVEVQPKAAAKVAAAG from the coding sequence ATGGCGCAGCTGCCCTTTGACCAACGCGAAGGCCACATCTGGTATGATGGCGCATTCGTGCCGTGGGCCGATGCCAAGCTCCACGTACTGAGCCACGGCCTGCACTATGCCAGCAGCGTCTTCGAGGGCGAGCGCGCCTATGGCGGCGAGGTGTTCAAGCTCGACGAGCATACCGAGCGCCTGCACGAGTCGGCCCGCATCCTCGGCTTCGAGATCCCCTACAGTGCCGAGACCATCAACCAGGCGACGCGCGAGCTGCTGGCCAAGGGCAATCTGGTCGACGCCTACGTCCGTCCGGTGGCCTGGCGCGGCAGCGAGATGATGGGCGTGTCGGCCCAGTCCAACACCATTCACCTGGCGATCGCCGCCTGGGAGTGGCCGAGCTACTTCAAGCCGGAAGAGCGGCTGAAGGGCATTCGTCTCGACATGGCGGCCTATCGCCGGCCGGACCCGATGACGGCTCCCTCGCGCTCCAAGGCGGCCGGCCTCTACATGATCTGCACGATCTCCAAGCACGATGCCGAGCGCAAGGGCTATGCCGACGCCCTGATGCTCGACTGGCGCGGACAGATCGCCGAGGCGACGGGTGCCAACGTCTTCTTCGTGAAGGACGGCAAGATCCATACGCCGACGCCGGATTGCTTCCTCGACGGCATCACCCGCCGCACGGTCATCGACCTGGCCAAGCGGCGTGGCTTCGAGGTGATCGAGCGGGCGATCCTGCCGGACGAGATGGAGGGCTTCGAGGCCTGCTTCCTCACCGGCACGGCGGCGGAAGTGACCCCGGTCTCCGAGGTCGGACCGTACACGTTCACGGTCGACGCGATCACCAAGACGTTGATGGAAGACTATCACGTCGAGGTGCAGCCGAAGGCTGCGGCCAAGGTCGCCGCTGCCGGCTGA
- a CDS encoding MarR family winged helix-turn-helix transcriptional regulator, translating into MADVNFSQGAKQGQPATSTEIPIDLIELLFFAYRDFTADPDAALAEFGFGRAHHRVLHFVSRNPGLRVTDLLAILKITKQSLARVLKQLVEEGYILQEPGPQDRRERLLFATAEGEQLAARLTDLQSRRIRRALGDMPPESHDIARQFLYHMIDPDQRGDVARLIDRPAQTRVIP; encoded by the coding sequence ATGGCTGACGTAAATTTCTCGCAAGGCGCGAAACAGGGCCAGCCGGCCACCTCGACGGAGATCCCCATCGACCTCATCGAGTTGCTGTTCTTCGCTTATCGCGACTTCACCGCGGATCCGGATGCGGCGCTCGCCGAGTTCGGTTTCGGGCGGGCCCATCACCGCGTGCTGCATTTCGTCAGCCGCAATCCGGGCCTGCGCGTCACCGACCTGCTGGCGATCCTCAAGATCACCAAGCAGAGCCTCGCCCGGGTGCTGAAGCAGCTGGTGGAGGAAGGCTATATCCTGCAGGAGCCCGGGCCGCAGGACCGCCGCGAGCGGCTGCTCTTTGCCACGGCCGAGGGCGAGCAGCTGGCGGCCCGTCTCACCGACCTCCAGTCCCGCCGCATCCGCCGGGCGCTCGGCGACATGCCGCCGGAGAGCCACGATATCGCCCGGCAGTTCCTGTATCATATGATCGATCCGGACCAGCGCGGCGACGTTGCCCGCCTGATTGACCGGCCGGCCCAGACGAGAGTGATCCCGTGA
- a CDS encoding response regulator, with protein sequence MTTDSIESQAASAAPAASLQDDAPHLLLVDDDTRIRTLLKRFLAEHGFRITVAASAAEARRRLNGLAFDLLVVDVMMPGESGLELAADLHARSDVPILMLTARSDAADRIAGLEAGADDYLVKPFEPRELLLRIRAILRRRSTPEVNEPTDIRFGPYVFDAARRELRRGEEVIRLTDREKEILALFTEKPNETVPRNEIVGDDSGLGERTVDVQINRLRRKIETDPGNPLYLQTVRGIGYRLVCD encoded by the coding sequence GTGACGACCGACAGCATCGAGAGCCAGGCCGCGAGCGCAGCGCCGGCAGCCAGTCTGCAGGACGATGCCCCTCACCTGCTGCTGGTGGACGACGACACCCGCATCCGTACGCTGCTGAAGCGCTTCCTGGCCGAGCACGGCTTCCGCATCACGGTCGCGGCCTCCGCCGCCGAGGCGCGCCGGCGTCTCAACGGGCTGGCCTTCGACCTCCTGGTGGTCGACGTGATGATGCCGGGCGAGAGCGGGCTGGAACTCGCCGCCGACCTGCATGCCCGCTCCGACGTGCCGATCCTGATGCTGACGGCCCGTTCCGACGCCGCCGACCGGATCGCCGGTCTGGAGGCCGGCGCCGACGACTATCTGGTCAAGCCGTTCGAGCCGCGCGAGCTGCTGCTGCGCATTCGCGCGATCCTGCGCCGACGCTCCACGCCCGAGGTCAACGAGCCGACCGATATCCGCTTCGGCCCCTATGTCTTCGACGCCGCGCGCCGCGAGCTGCGCCGCGGCGAGGAGGTGATCCGTCTTACCGACCGGGAAAAGGAGATCCTGGCGCTCTTCACCGAAAAGCCCAACGAGACCGTCCCCCGCAACGAGATCGTCGGCGACGACAGCGGGCTCGGCGAACGCACGGTCGACGTGCAGATCAACCGGCTGCGGCGCAAGATCGAGACGGACCCCGGCAACCCGCTCTATCTGCAGACCGTGCGCGGCATCGGCTACCGGCTCGTATGCGACTGA
- a CDS encoding ATP-binding protein, protein MPASLRRLGGLLAAPYRALAGALYRRMPKGLFTRTLLIIITPLVVMQAVLAFVFMERHYNLVTQRLSDAVVRDISMIVRLTEGSRSEEEFQKITEMARSDLGLAITLLPLEPLPPPRPKPFFDILDRYLSQQVAARIGKPFWIDTVGRSSFVELRIKLENNVLRVIARRSQTYASNSHLFIVWMVSTSLVLVILAMLFLRNQTRPVERLANAAESFGKGRPIEDFRPSGAREVRRAAQAFIEMRRRIERQIEQRTAMLAGVSHDLRTILTRFRLQLALFPDSEEVRALQRDVDEMKTMLEDYLAFARGEGDEQAQPTDIALLFEELEAEAEILGASVTSHLDGPPEVTLRPSAFKRALTNLVTNAARHGNRLAIEGRNADGWLTITIDDDGPGVPPEERENVFRPFYQLDQARNRDSGGSGLGLAIARDVVRAHGGDIMLGDSDTLGGLRARVRIPV, encoded by the coding sequence ATGCCAGCTAGCCTGCGCCGGCTGGGCGGGCTGTTGGCCGCGCCTTACCGGGCCCTTGCAGGCGCGCTGTACCGGCGCATGCCGAAAGGCCTTTTCACCCGCACGCTGCTGATCATCATCACCCCGCTGGTAGTCATGCAGGCCGTGCTCGCCTTCGTCTTCATGGAGCGGCACTACAATCTCGTCACGCAGCGGCTGTCGGACGCGGTCGTGCGCGACATCTCGATGATCGTGCGCCTGACCGAGGGAAGCCGCAGCGAAGAGGAATTCCAGAAGATCACCGAAATGGCACGCAGCGACCTCGGCCTTGCCATCACCCTGCTGCCGCTCGAGCCGCTGCCGCCACCGCGTCCCAAGCCCTTTTTCGATATCCTCGACCGCTATCTGTCGCAGCAGGTCGCCGCCCGGATCGGCAAGCCCTTCTGGATCGACACCGTCGGCCGCTCCAGCTTCGTGGAGCTGCGCATCAAGCTGGAAAACAACGTGCTGCGGGTCATCGCGCGCCGCAGCCAGACCTATGCGTCCAACTCGCATCTCTTCATCGTCTGGATGGTGTCGACCTCGCTCGTGCTGGTCATCCTCGCGATGCTGTTCCTGCGCAACCAGACCCGGCCGGTGGAGCGGCTGGCGAATGCCGCGGAGAGCTTCGGCAAGGGCCGGCCGATCGAGGACTTCCGCCCCAGCGGCGCGCGCGAGGTGCGCCGGGCCGCCCAGGCCTTCATCGAGATGCGCCGGCGCATCGAACGCCAGATCGAGCAGCGCACGGCGATGCTTGCGGGCGTCAGCCACGACCTCAGGACCATCCTGACGCGGTTTCGCCTGCAGCTCGCGCTCTTCCCCGACAGCGAGGAGGTGCGCGCCCTGCAGCGCGATGTCGACGAGATGAAGACGATGCTGGAGGACTATCTCGCCTTCGCCCGCGGCGAGGGCGACGAGCAGGCGCAGCCCACCGATATCGCCCTGCTGTTCGAGGAGCTGGAGGCGGAAGCCGAGATTCTCGGCGCCTCGGTGACCTCTCACCTGGACGGCCCGCCGGAGGTCACGCTGCGGCCCAGCGCCTTCAAGCGGGCCCTGACCAACCTCGTCACCAACGCGGCCCGCCACGGCAACCGGCTGGCCATCGAAGGGCGCAACGCGGACGGCTGGCTGACCATCACCATCGACGACGACGGGCCCGGCGTCCCCCCTGAGGAGCGGGAAAATGTCTTCCGCCCGTTCTATCAGCTCGATCAGGCGCGCAACCGCGACAGCGGCGGCAGCGGCCTTGGCCTTGCCATCGCCCGCGACGTCGTGCGCGCCCATGGCGGCGACATCATGCTCGGCGACAGCGACACGCTGGGCGGCCTGCGTGCCCGCGTCCGCATCCCGGTATAG
- a CDS encoding tRNA-binding protein translates to MTKDHAAASPAISFDEFLKVDIRVGRIVEAAPFPQARKPAIKLVIDFGAEIGFKKSSAQITRHYTPEELVGRQVMAVVNFPPRQIGPMMSEVLTLGVPDADGEVVLLAPDQDVPLGGRLF, encoded by the coding sequence ATGACGAAAGACCATGCGGCCGCTTCGCCGGCCATTTCCTTTGACGAGTTCCTCAAGGTCGACATCCGCGTCGGCCGTATTGTCGAGGCAGCGCCCTTTCCGCAGGCCCGCAAGCCGGCGATCAAGCTGGTGATCGATTTCGGCGCCGAGATCGGCTTCAAGAAATCCAGTGCCCAGATCACCCGCCACTACACGCCGGAAGAGCTGGTCGGCCGCCAGGTGATGGCGGTCGTCAACTTCCCGCCGCGCCAGATCGGGCCGATGATGTCGGAAGTGCTGACGCTCGGCGTGCCCGATGCCGATGGCGAGGTCGTGCTGCTGGCGCCGGACCAGGACGTGCCGCTCGGCGGCCGCCTGTTCTGA
- a CDS encoding TetR/AcrR family transcriptional regulator, translating into MATAKTRQKIVASFLSLLGEKGWHGFEMADVAREAGVKLSVLRAEFPGKTACLRAFLSDIDQKVLDSIDPDMDDEPARERLFDVLMTRLDALSPHREAIRALRKAVQRDPQLALKLNREAVTSQRWMLTAAGIPAGGPRAAVMSQALVVAFARVVDVWLDDEDPGLARTMSALARQLDEGEVWMGRLDRVGRFLKPFLARARERGTRQDDSPPQADGPEEAGASPTAA; encoded by the coding sequence ATGGCCACCGCGAAAACCAGGCAGAAGATCGTCGCAAGCTTCCTCTCGCTTCTCGGCGAAAAGGGCTGGCACGGCTTCGAGATGGCGGATGTCGCGCGCGAGGCGGGCGTCAAGCTGTCGGTGCTGCGCGCAGAGTTTCCCGGCAAGACGGCGTGTCTGCGGGCATTCCTGTCCGACATCGACCAGAAAGTGCTCGATTCCATCGATCCCGACATGGACGATGAGCCGGCGCGCGAGCGGCTGTTCGACGTGCTGATGACGCGTCTCGACGCGCTGTCTCCCCACCGGGAAGCGATCCGCGCCCTGCGCAAGGCGGTGCAGCGCGATCCGCAGCTGGCGCTCAAGCTCAACCGCGAGGCTGTCACCTCGCAGCGCTGGATGCTGACGGCAGCCGGCATTCCGGCGGGAGGGCCGCGCGCTGCGGTGATGTCGCAGGCGCTGGTGGTGGCCTTCGCCCGTGTCGTGGACGTCTGGCTCGACGACGAGGATCCCGGTCTTGCCCGGACCATGTCGGCGCTGGCCCGCCAGCTCGACGAGGGCGAGGTGTGGATGGGCCGGCTCGACCGTGTCGGCCGTTTCCTGAAGCCGTTCCTGGCGCGCGCCCGCGAGCGCGGCACGCGGCAGGACGACAGTCCGCCCCAGGCCGACGGGCCGGAGGAAGCCGGGGCTTCCCCGACCGCTGCCTGA
- the proC gene encoding pyrroline-5-carboxylate reductase: protein MSFSKERPLVLVGAGKMGGAMLSGWLAAGTDPEAVLVVDPKPSTELLDMVAKSGIGHAEAVTDGLKAGVLLVALKPQIMESVLPSLAPAVDDRTLVISVAAGTPVAAFRKAFGDVAIVRVMPNTPSQVGRGMSVGYANDRTDGEQRATVDRLLAAIGASDWVEQEEQIDAVTAVSGSGPAYVFYLTEALAAAGVKAGLPEDLAMRIARQTVCGAGELLYRSDLPAAELRQNVTSPNGTTAAALAVLMEPETGIQPVMDKAVAAARKRSQELAG from the coding sequence ATGAGTTTTTCGAAGGAGCGTCCGCTCGTCCTTGTCGGAGCCGGCAAGATGGGAGGCGCCATGCTGTCGGGCTGGCTCGCCGCCGGAACCGACCCTGAAGCCGTTCTCGTCGTCGATCCCAAGCCGTCGACCGAGCTGCTCGACATGGTGGCGAAGTCCGGCATCGGCCATGCGGAGGCCGTCACCGACGGGCTGAAGGCTGGCGTGCTGCTGGTGGCCCTGAAGCCGCAGATCATGGAAAGCGTGCTGCCGAGCCTGGCGCCTGCCGTCGACGACCGCACGCTGGTGATCTCGGTCGCGGCCGGAACCCCGGTTGCGGCGTTCCGCAAGGCGTTCGGCGACGTGGCCATCGTTCGCGTCATGCCGAACACCCCGTCCCAGGTCGGGCGCGGCATGAGCGTCGGCTACGCCAACGACCGGACGGACGGCGAGCAGCGGGCGACCGTCGATCGGTTGCTCGCGGCCATCGGCGCGTCCGACTGGGTCGAGCAGGAAGAGCAGATCGATGCGGTCACCGCCGTCAGCGGGTCGGGCCCTGCCTATGTCTTCTACCTGACCGAGGCGCTGGCGGCTGCCGGCGTCAAGGCGGGCCTGCCGGAAGACCTGGCGATGCGCATCGCCCGCCAGACCGTGTGCGGCGCGGGCGAGCTGCTGTATCGCTCGGACCTGCCGGCGGCGGAGCTGCGCCAGAACGTCACCTCGCCGAACGGGACGACCGCTGCTGCGCTCGCCGTGCTGATGGAGCCGGAAACCGGCATCCAGCCGGTGATGGACAAGGCCGTGGCGGCCGCGCGCAAGCGCTCGCAGGAACTGGCCGGCTGA
- a CDS encoding YbjN domain-containing protein yields MSLIDIDFERPANPVDTIEHIAAINDWSFERSCDEEITISVAGHWCDYHVSFSWMEDLEALHLACAFDLKVPDPRRTEVVRLLALVNEQLWMGHFDLWNREGVVIFRQSLLLAGGAEATSKQIEGLLTNALDSCERYYQAFQFVVWAGKSASEAIDTALFETAGEA; encoded by the coding sequence ATGAGCCTCATCGACATCGACTTCGAACGGCCCGCCAACCCCGTCGACACGATCGAGCATATCGCCGCCATCAACGACTGGTCCTTCGAGCGCTCCTGCGACGAAGAGATCACGATTTCCGTTGCCGGCCACTGGTGCGACTATCACGTCTCCTTCTCCTGGATGGAGGACCTGGAGGCGCTGCACCTGGCCTGCGCCTTCGACCTGAAGGTGCCGGATCCGCGCCGCACCGAGGTCGTGCGCCTGCTGGCGCTCGTCAACGAGCAGCTGTGGATGGGGCATTTCGACCTTTGGAACCGCGAGGGCGTGGTGATTTTCCGCCAGTCGCTGCTGCTCGCCGGCGGTGCCGAGGCGACCTCCAAGCAGATCGAGGGACTGCTCACCAACGCGCTCGACTCCTGCGAGCGCTACTACCAGGCCTTCCAGTTCGTGGTCTGGGCGGGTAAAAGCGCCTCCGAGGCAATCGACACCGCCTTGTTCGAAACCGCGGGGGAAGCATGA